The genomic region CGAAATCGCCGGTGGTGTCGCCGTGTGTCATCATCAGTTCTCCACGTATTCCAGGCCGGCCTTGGCGAGAGGCTCGCGCATGCCGTACACATCCAGTCCCAGGACGCCCTCACGGAACTTTACGCGTTTGGCTTCCTCGTTATCCTCGCGCTTCTGGCTGGCGTCTGCCACCGCTCCGACCAGTTCGCGCGGGACAACCACCACGCCGTCGACGTCGGCCACGACCACATCGCCCGGGTTCACCACGGCGTTCGCGACCACCACGGGGATGTTCACCGATCCGAGGGTGGCTTTGACCGTGCCCTTGGCGTTGACAGCGCGGGAGAACACCGGGAAATCCATCTTCTCCAGATCGGCGACGTCGCGGACACCGCCGTCGATCACCAGGCCCTTGCAGCCGCGGGCGGTCAGCGAGGTGGCGAGCAGCTCGCCGAAGAAGCCGTCCTCGCTTTCGGTGGTGCATCCGGCGACGATCACATCGCCCTCCTGCACCTGCTCGGCCGCGACGTGGAACATCCAGTTGTCACCGGGCTGCAGCAGCACGGTCACTGCCGGACCACAGAGCTTGGCGCCGGTGTAGGCCGGCCTAATGTAGGGGCGCAGGAGCCCGACTCGCCCCATCGCCTCGTGGATGGTGGCGACGCCGAACCGCGAAAGCCGTTCGACGTCCGTGGGATCCGGACGTTCGATGTTGGTGCGGACGATGCCGAGGTTGTTCAGTCGCATTTGATGGTCCTC from Arthrobacter sp. NicSoilB8 harbors:
- the ligK gene encoding 4-carboxy-4-hydroxy-2-oxoadipate aldolase/oxaloacetate decarboxylase, giving the protein MRLNNLGIVRTNIERPDPTDVERLSRFGVATIHEAMGRVGLLRPYIRPAYTGAKLCGPAVTVLLQPGDNWMFHVAAEQVQEGDVIVAGCTTESEDGFFGELLATSLTARGCKGLVIDGGVRDVADLEKMDFPVFSRAVNAKGTVKATLGSVNIPVVVANAVVNPGDVVVADVDGVVVVPRELVGAVADASQKREDNEEAKRVKFREGVLGLDVYGMREPLAKAGLEYVEN